The following coding sequences are from one Ornithodoros turicata isolate Travis chromosome 1, ASM3712646v1, whole genome shotgun sequence window:
- the LOC135387724 gene encoding uncharacterized protein LOC135387724 yields the protein MVAETLVNEWVSRFGAPLQLHSDQGRNFESQVFQGMSRCLGITKTRTTPLHPQSDGMVERFNRTILQHLSLFVADNHRNWDDLIPLFLLSYRTAVHEATQETPAMLLTGRELRLPSDLVFGPTPDSEAASSTSTYLRTLRSRLDIVHKFARDRMRQAFTRMKTRYDPVVVHTTVWRRTEALPTTNTLGMSHRLLRGRRGSSVAEPKTMTAVQTDT from the coding sequence ATGGTGGCGGAAACGCTAGTGAATGAGTGGGTTTCACGCTTCGGAGCCCCACTGCAGCTGCATTCCGACCAAGGCAGGAACTTCGAGTCGCAGGTGTTTCAAGGCATGAGTCGTTGCCTTGGCATAACGAAGACGCGCACGACACCGCTCCATCCCCAGTCGGACGGCATGGTCGAGCGGTTCAATCGCACGATACTTCAACACCTGAGCCTGTTTGTGGCCGATAATCACAGGAACTGGGACGACCTCATACCCCTCTTCCTCCTGTCCTACCGAACAGCAGTCCACGAGGCTACCCAGGAGACACCAGCGATGCTGCTCACCGGTCGAGAGTTACGTCTTCCGAGTGACCTCGTGTTTGGTCCGACGCCTGACTCAGAAGCTGCCTCCAGCACCAGCACCTATCTTCGTACGCTACGCTCACGGTTGGACATCGTCCACAAGTTCGCTAGGGATCGCATGCGGCAGGCGTTTACGCGCATGAAGACCCGGTATGACCCTGTAGTAGTTCACACCACCGTCTGGCGCCGTACCGAGGCCCTGCCAACGACCAACACCCTCGGGATGTCGCACCGCCTCCTTCGGGGGAGGAGGGGGAGTAGTGTTGCGGAGCCGAAGACGATGACGGCTGTTCAAACGGACACGTGA